A single genomic interval of Cupriavidus sp. MP-37 harbors:
- the rbfA gene encoding 30S ribosome-binding factor RbfA: MAKKGNISSRNLRISDQIQKDLAEMIQRELRDPRLGLVTLQSVTLTPDYAHAKVYFTVLGAEAAEAEAILNEKAGYLHSLLFKRLHIHTVPTLHFHHDTSVEHAIEMSRLINEANATRSKDED, from the coding sequence ATGGCCAAGAAAGGCAATATCTCCTCCCGCAATCTCCGTATCTCCGACCAGATCCAGAAGGACCTGGCCGAGATGATCCAGCGCGAACTGCGCGACCCGCGCCTCGGCCTGGTCACGCTGCAGTCCGTCACGCTGACCCCCGACTACGCGCACGCCAAGGTGTACTTCACCGTGCTGGGCGCCGAAGCGGCCGAAGCCGAAGCCATCCTGAACGAGAAGGCCGGCTACCTGCACTCGCTGCTGTTCAAGCGCCTGCACATCCATACCGTGCCGACGCTGCATTTCCATCACGACACTTCGGTCGAACACGCGATCGAGATGTCCAGGCTGATCAACGAAGCGAACGCCACGCGTTCGAAAGACGAAGACTGA